The Halotia branconii CENA392 region GCCCTCACAGCATTCAAGAATATCCTTCTGATGAGCTTGCAAGGGAATGGTACATCCCAGTTCCGGTGAGCGATCGCGATTATGTGATTGATATCGGCTATCGTGCTAGTGATGGACGTTGGTTGGTATTGGCTCGTTCTGCTCGTGTACACATCCCCCCTGTTTATCCATCCGATTGGATTGAGGATGTGTTCGTCACCGTCAACTTTGAAGAAGACTTGCGCGGTAAGACTGTCTACGAATTAGTTCCTCCTGCCAAAAAGATCGCAGCGACAGCAAAAACAGGCGCAAACGGCAGCAACCCCATCTATGACCAAATCTTTGGCATGGCTGAATCTGCCGAAGCACAAAGAGTTGCTGGTTCTTTATTTGGTTCCATGCAACAAGTACCGGGTTCTGCTCGTCCTGAAGAAGCTATCAGTTCCTACATCTTCCCCTCTGGTGTAGGTATGTGGGCAGTTCCCACCACATCTGGTTTAACCATGTCTGGTGCAGGAATGTCAGGTGTTGGCTTCTCAGCTTCCGCTGTACCAATGCGTCCACGCCAATTCTGGTTAATTGCTGACGCTGAACTAATTGTCTACGGTGCAACTGAACCTGATGCTACTGTGACTATTGGCGGTCGCCCAATTCAGTTGAATCCAGATGGTACATTCCGCTTCCAAATGTCCTTCCAAGATGGTTTAATTGACTATCCAATTTTGGCTGTTGCTGCCGATGGTGAGCAAACACGGTCAATTCAGATGAAGTTTAATCGTGAAACACCTTCTCGAAATACCAACACCAAAGAAGAAGCCGTTGTAGAATGGTTTTCTTAAAATAACCCCAGATTGAAATTTTGAATTATTCCCCGCTATAGTCGTTCTGTAGCGGGTTTTTATTGATTAATTAAGATGTCTGTAAACAAAATATTGTTTTTATCTGTATTTATCTTTAGTATGAGCTTGTTATCAGGTTGTAAACAAATCAAGGCAATCTCCGCACCAGAATTATCTCAAACTTGTATTGGAGAAGATCCTAAATTCAGTATTGAGTTTTTCAAAACTAATAATCAAGGAGATAAATACACAAAAGGTATCAACCATGTGATTATTTTTAATCCTCAATCACCAGCATTAGATTTTAAAGTTAATGTAGGTTTATCTCATAAACTTTATGCCCAAGATGCTAGAGGAAAAATACGCAAAGAATATGTACCAAAACAGTTTCAGGAAATTATCTCTGATCAAAATGCTACATTAGATGGACTACAACCTATAGCAGCAATTAACGCCGATTATATAGATACTGATAATCAACCCCAAGGATTAAATATTTCTCGTGGAGTAGAGTATTCGGGAGCTTTTAAAAATAGACGTTCTTCTTTTGGAATTTCAGGAGGGAAACCACAAGAGCGAAAAGCTACTATTCAGGCTGGTAAAAGAGCAGCAAATATTCTTAATTATAATTTAGTCGGTGGTAATGGCAGATTCTATCGTCAAGGTAAATTTAAAGATATTTGTGAAGATTTAGGAGAATTTGCTTGTAGACAAGCGACTAACAGATCTATGGCAGCAATAACTAATAAAGGTTATGTGATTTTATTAGTTAATGATTCCAAAGCAAATTCCAATATTGACTTTTCGCCAATTAATCAAGAGTTAGTTCCAGATAAATTTGATGATGTCTTAGAAGGCATTGCCCGTAATAATTGTTTGGGTAAAATTCAAGAAGGAATGTTATTTGATGGAGGGATGTCTCCAGGGTTATATTATAATCAAAAAATATATGTAGAAAATTTTGGCCCTATAGGTTCAGTATTTTTAATTTATAAAAAACCCAAATAAATTAAGTGCAAAAAAGCAGGATGCTCCCCTCTGCTTCTTGTTACCAGATATCGTCTCTGACATCATCAAAACGGTAAGCTAAATTAGGCAGCTTTGGTGTGATTATCCCCTAACCGTGAAAACCGATACCATCTTTTACAGCCTATTTCAGGCATTCCCCAGTATATTTTTTGAACTAATCAATCAGTCTCCAGCAGAAGCAATTAGTTATAAATTTACATCTAGCGAAGTCAAACAACTTGCATTCAGGCTTGATGGTTTATTCTTACCAACTATCAAAGACCCAGCAAAACCCTTCTACATAGTTGAAGTTCAGTTTCAACCTGATGATGATTTATACTACCGCCTGTTTGCTGAACTTTTTCTTTACTTGCGGCAATATAAACCTTCTCACCCTTGGCAGGTTGTAGCCATCTATCCAACTCGCAGCATTGAAAGAGAACCGGATTTACAATTTAGTGAAATTCTGGTTCTTAATAGAGTCAGACGTGTTTATTTAGATGAGTTGGAAACAGAAAATTCTATCGGTGTTGGTGTTGTTAAGCTAGTTATTGAGCCTGAAGAAACCGCACCAGAAATAGCAAGACGCTTAATTGAACAAGCAAACAAGCAGCTAACTGATGCAGCTACTAAGGGTGACCTAATTAACTTAATAGAGACAATTATCGTTTATAAATTACCGCAAAAGAACCGCGAGGAGATTGAAGCAATGTTAGGTTTAAATGATTTGAAACAGAGTAAAGTCTATCAGGAAGCTTTAGAAGAAGGCAAGCAAGAAGGTAAGCAAGAAGGTAAGCAAGAAGGTAAGTTAGAAGCAATACCGCGCATGATCCAGTTTGGTTTGAGTGAGGATGCGATCGCACAATTATTAGATTTACCATTAGAGGTAGTTCAGCAAGCAGTGATAAATCAACATCTCTAAATTCAGGAAAATCTGCTGAGGCTGCACATCAGCTAACTGGAGTAATATTTATGACAACTAGTTAGACTATGTATCATGTTTAAAATATTGCCAGTTACTTTAGCCGCTGCTACCGTTTTATTATTATCAACTAATAGCTCCGATATAACTCTGGCTGGAACCTGTGCTTCTAAGTGTGGGGCGCGGCCAATTCAGTTTACACCTGGGCAACGCATCCAAGTTCAAGTAGTTAATAGCACACCCCGCCTCATTAAACTGCAAAAACCTTCTGTAACTGATCCCATTCTCCTGAGTCCAGGAAAAACATTACAGATGGAACAGATAGAAGGTACTGAACCAAATACATCTTTGATATTTTGGGATGACACAGGTTTGTCAGTACAAGCAATTGTCTCCAAACCTAACTTCGGCACATTGCGGGTTGAACTTCGTCCCACTTGGCGATCGCCTGGCGATCGCTCGTTGTATATTACGGATGATGGTCGGATAAATATCTTTTAATTACTAGCAATATAGTCAGGACTTACGCAACTGGCACAGAACTCCAGTTAGACAAATACCAACGCCAAGGTAAATCTACGCCTTTGGTTAAGCCGATACGAACAGTTTGTATTAAGCTTAAATGCCCTTCTTCTAGATATTGTTGGAACTGAAAATGTCGAGGTTCCAGCCATAATGGTTGTCCTGGTTGAAGTAGCGTAGTGTTTAAGTTAACATCAATCATTAATGCGCGGCAGAGCTTTCCTGGCCCCGCAGCAATTAGATGGGGTTTTCGTCGCTGTGGAGGCTGAATCCAAGAAGGAATGCTTTCTAGCTGAAGGGCACGAATAAGAACAGCACTTGCTACTTGGTCTTGGTCAGTCACAATATTTAGACAATGATAAATGCCGTATATTTGATATACATACGCCCTGCCCGCAGGGCCAAAAATGACTTGATTTCGCTTCGTGCGGCAGCGATAGGCGTGCATGGCAGGATCATCGGGCATGTAAGCTTCAGTTTCAACAATCAGACCCCGCACAATTAGTCCATCTGGCATTAGGCGGACAAGGGTACAACCAATTAGCATGGGTGCAACTTCTATAGAAGGACGACTGAGCCAGACAGCATCTATCGGTGAAGTCACGCTACCTCCTGTTAAAAAAGTGAATGCCCTTATTTATCCTAAATTAATTACAACAATTATGATCAAAAGTCCACTACGCTACCCAGGTGGTAAGTCAAAAGCCATTAATCAAATAATCGAATATTTACCAGAAAAATTTTCTGAATTTCGAGAACCTTTTGTGGGTGGCGGTTCTGTATTTATCTATTTAAAGCAAAAATTTCCTCATCTAAAAATTTGGATTAACGATTTAAACCGTGAGCTATTTCTGTTTTGGAAATTCACTCAATCTCATTTACCTCAGTTAGTGGTAGAGATACGTCGTATTAAAGATAAATTCACAGATGGTAAGTTACTATTTAAAGAATTGACTAGTGTAGTTACTAACAGTTTGTCTGATTTTGATAGAGCAGTACGTTTTTTTGTTCTGAATAGAATTACTTTCTCTGGTACTGTAGAATCAGGAGGATTTTCTGAGCAAGCTTTTCATAAACGCTTTACTGACTCGTCAATAAATCGCCTGGAGAAGTTAGAACAAATTTTAACGGCAGATGTCAAAATTACTAATTTGGATTATAGAGAACTATTATACGCAGACGGTAAAGATGTATTTATATTTTTAGATCCCCCTTATTTTGCTGCTACTAAATCCAGGTTGTATGGCAAAAATGGTAATTTACACACATCTTTTGAGCATCCGATGTTTGTTGAATCGATAATGAAATGCCATCATCATTGGCTCATAACTTATGATAATTCACCTCAAATTAGAGACAATTTTCTCGATTTTAATCTCTTTGAGTGGGAATTACAGTATGGAATGAA contains the following coding sequences:
- a CDS encoding DNA-3-methyladenine glycosylase, which produces MTSPIDAVWLSRPSIEVAPMLIGCTLVRLMPDGLIVRGLIVETEAYMPDDPAMHAYRCRTKRNQVIFGPAGRAYVYQIYGIYHCLNIVTDQDQVASAVLIRALQLESIPSWIQPPQRRKPHLIAAGPGKLCRALMIDVNLNTTLLQPGQPLWLEPRHFQFQQYLEEGHLSLIQTVRIGLTKGVDLPWRWYLSNWSSVPVA
- a CDS encoding phosphodiester glycosidase family protein — protein: MSVNKILFLSVFIFSMSLLSGCKQIKAISAPELSQTCIGEDPKFSIEFFKTNNQGDKYTKGINHVIIFNPQSPALDFKVNVGLSHKLYAQDARGKIRKEYVPKQFQEIISDQNATLDGLQPIAAINADYIDTDNQPQGLNISRGVEYSGAFKNRRSSFGISGGKPQERKATIQAGKRAANILNYNLVGGNGRFYRQGKFKDICEDLGEFACRQATNRSMAAITNKGYVILLVNDSKANSNIDFSPINQELVPDKFDDVLEGIARNNCLGKIQEGMLFDGGMSPGLYYNQKIYVENFGPIGSVFLIYKKPK
- a CDS encoding DNA adenine methylase, encoding MIKSPLRYPGGKSKAINQIIEYLPEKFSEFREPFVGGGSVFIYLKQKFPHLKIWINDLNRELFLFWKFTQSHLPQLVVEIRRIKDKFTDGKLLFKELTSVVTNSLSDFDRAVRFFVLNRITFSGTVESGGFSEQAFHKRFTDSSINRLEKLEQILTADVKITNLDYRELLYADGKDVFIFLDPPYFAATKSRLYGKNGNLHTSFEHPMFVESIMKCHHHWLITYDNSPQIRDNFLDFNLFEWELQYGMNNYKQSSAAKGKELFITNYKNRRKSN
- a CDS encoding Rpn family recombination-promoting nuclease/putative transposase yields the protein MKTDTIFYSLFQAFPSIFFELINQSPAEAISYKFTSSEVKQLAFRLDGLFLPTIKDPAKPFYIVEVQFQPDDDLYYRLFAELFLYLRQYKPSHPWQVVAIYPTRSIEREPDLQFSEILVLNRVRRVYLDELETENSIGVGVVKLVIEPEETAPEIARRLIEQANKQLTDAATKGDLINLIETIIVYKLPQKNREEIEAMLGLNDLKQSKVYQEALEEGKQEGKQEGKQEGKLEAIPRMIQFGLSEDAIAQLLDLPLEVVQQAVINQHL
- a CDS encoding DUF4912 domain-containing protein — its product is MAKERPPLEEMTLRQLRKVASECSISRYSRMRKSQLLAAIQEVQRHKVSLSPSRSLEAQETVEAAKFELGQEDRTGGSLADVDEGLADLPAGYGDSRIVLLPRDPQWAYTYWDVPNEHKEELRRQGGQQLALRIYDVTDIDLDHQSPHSIQEYPSDELAREWYIPVPVSDRDYVIDIGYRASDGRWLVLARSARVHIPPVYPSDWIEDVFVTVNFEEDLRGKTVYELVPPAKKIAATAKTGANGSNPIYDQIFGMAESAEAQRVAGSLFGSMQQVPGSARPEEAISSYIFPSGVGMWAVPTTSGLTMSGAGMSGVGFSASAVPMRPRQFWLIADAELIVYGATEPDATVTIGGRPIQLNPDGTFRFQMSFQDGLIDYPILAVAADGEQTRSIQMKFNRETPSRNTNTKEEAVVEWFS